The genome window TGCCACTGGACAACGACCACTACTCGAATGAAGAAACGGCTGAAAAAGTGACGGTTGCCTACACCTTTGAGACACTGACGGTCCCGGCAACCACGGTCACAATGACCTATACAGTGGAAGTGGGCGGGCCAATTACTGTCCACGTTCACTATACGGGCAAGGAAGGGTTGCCAGAGTTACCCGTGATGGGCGTCCGGCTGGTAATGCCGACCCTGGCAGAGGGCTTTGAATACCAAGGCCTATCTGGTGAAACCTACCCGGACCGGATGGCTGGCGCTGAACACGGCGTCTACCAAATCAATGGTCTGCCGGTCGCCAAATACCTAGTTCCCCAGGAAAACGGGATGCATATGGCGACCGACTGGGTCGAAGTGACCCGGACGACGACCCAGAACAATGCTGATTACGACGGGCAGCCGTTCAGCCTGAAGGTGGCAAAGGTGGACCACCCATTTGCCTTTAGCTGCCTGCCATACACGGCGGAGGAGCTGGAAAACGCGACCCACATCGAAGAACTGCCCCTGGAGCGGCGGACGGTGATGGTAATTGCCGGTGCGGTTCGGGGTGTCGGTGGAATCGACAGCTGGGGGGCTGATGTCGAGCAGCGCTACCACATTCCGGCCACTAAAGACATTGATTTTAGCTTTGTCCTAAACGCTAAGTAATAGGTCAACAATGGGGAAGGCGAGGTCTAACTTGCCTAATTGCCCTGGCTGCTGCTTGAGGAGGGAAAATTGCTGATTTACCAGTGTTTGCCCTGCCAGCTAGCCACTCTGCTGTTGCATTTTTAGCGCTAAATTAGCAACGAGGCTGAGGTTATTCTCAGCCTCGTTTTTGCTTTTCTCGGTTGCTTCTTATATCATGGAGAACAACGAATGATACGGAAAGGAGTGCTGTGAAAATGCAGATTAAGCAAGCGACGGCCGCTGACCTAGCGGCGGTTTGCCGGTTTTACCAAGAAGTCTGTGCCCAGCAGCAGGACGACGAATACGGAGCTGATTGGCACTGGGGCGTTTATCCCAACCGGGAGCTCTTAGCCGACCGGATTGATAACGGGATGGTAGTCGAGGGGCTGGTAAATGGTCAAGTTGCCACTGTCGGAATCTTGACGACCGGGGAGGACCCCAATTACCGTCAGGTTGACTGGGCAATAGCAGCACCAGAGCAGCAGATAACCGTCCTCCACCTATTTGCCGTCAGCAAGAATTTTCGGGGCCAGGGCCTGGCTAAGCAAATGCTCCAGAAATTATTTGAATTTGCCAAGAACAAGGGGTACGCGGTAATGCACCTCGACGTGATGAAGGGCAATGTCCCGGCCGAACGGGCATACGTTAAGAGCGGTTTTCGCTTTGCCGGCGAAGTAGTCCTCCATTACGAAGACATTGGCGACACCAGTGCCCACATGTATGAACGAAAGTTGTAAAGCAAACGCCCGCGCGAGCGACTTGATGTCGGAAGCGTGAGCGTTTTTAACTATTGCGGCTTTTTGAGGAGGTCATTAAAGGCCTCGCTGATGGTTGGATGGGTGTAAATCTGGTCACGGAGCATGGTGTAGGGGAGTTTAGCCCGCATTGCCAGGGCAACCATGTTGATGATTTCATGGGCTTCCGGTGCGTAGAGGGTGGCACCGAGGATGAGCTTGGTCTGCGGATCAACTAGTATTTTGAGGATCCCGCGCTGATCCTTTAGCACCTTAGCCTTTGGGATGGCAGCGACGGGGAGCTTAAACAGTAGGTAATCCTGTCCTTGAGCGTGGGCCTGCTTTTCGGTTAAGCCAACTTGGGCGAGCGGTGGCTCAATAAAGACGCTGGTTGGGACGACCCCACGGTTACTGATACGGCGGGTGCCGTCGCCGAAAAGCTCATCCTTGATGATTCGGAAGTCGTCCAGGGAAATATAAGTAAACTGGGGACCGCCCTTAACATCGCCAATGGCCCATACACCGGGCACCGTGGTGTGGAGCTGGTCATCGACCTTGATGGCGCCCCGATCGTCAACGGCAATCCCGGTATTTTCCAGTCCGAGCTTTGCCGTTGCTGGCCGGCGTCCGGTGGCAGCGAGAATTTTATCGGCGGCCAGTTGGGTAGCATGACCATCGCGGCTGATTTCCACTTGGACTTGCCCATTGGCCGTGCTGACCTGGTCGATGTTGACCCCGAGGTGGAAGGTAATGCCGAGCTGTTCTAAGTTGGCTTTGACCATCGCCACGACGTCCGTGTCTTCACGGGGGAGGAATTCCTGGTGGTGGTCAACCACGGTCACCTGGGCGCCGAATTCGGCAAACATGCTGGCAAACTCCAGGCCGATGTAGCCAGCACCGATGATTACCAATTTCTGCGGCAGACTGTCCAGTTCCATTGCGCTCGTGGATGTCAGCAGGGCCGGACTCTCCCGCAGGCCGGGGATGGGCGGGACGGTTGGCTGGGCCCCGGTGTTGATGAAGATTCGCTTACCGGTGAATTTCTGGGGACCAGTTGCGGTATCGACGGTAATTGTATGGTCACTGGTAAAGTGGGCGGTCCCGTCCAGGACGGTGATGGTGTCCTCGTCGGCGAGCATGTGGTAGTTCTTGTCCCGCAGCTGGGCAACCATTTCCCGCTTGCCCCGGATGGCGGTCGCAAAGTCAGTACCGCGGGCGGCCTCGGTAATCAGCCGTTTAGAGGGGAGGCAGGCAATGTTGATGCAGGTGCCCCCGTACATTTCCCGTGACTTTTCTACGACGAGCACCTCTTCGCCTTGTTGGGCGAGAAATTTGGCGAGTGTTTTTCCACCCTTGCCAAAACCAATAATGATGTTTTGCACTGTCTTCATTGCTTCTTCCTCCTTAAAGTTGGGTTTCAGCTTGAATTATACCGGGAAAGTGGGGGGTGTCACGCAATCTGCCTGGGGCGATAGTTACGTATATGTGATTA of Limosilactobacillus oris contains these proteins:
- a CDS encoding beta-galactosidase small subunit, translated to MDYTNKLHVVYGDGSLGVGGAGFHYIFSYERGGLESLKLNGKEWLYRTPVPTFWRATTDNDRGSGFNIKSAQWLSADYFQKCTAIDVTVDDHDFGGLPLDNDHYSNEETAEKVTVAYTFETLTVPATTVTMTYTVEVGGPITVHVHYTGKEGLPELPVMGVRLVMPTLAEGFEYQGLSGETYPDRMAGAEHGVYQINGLPVAKYLVPQENGMHMATDWVEVTRTTTQNNADYDGQPFSLKVAKVDHPFAFSCLPYTAEELENATHIEELPLERRTVMVIAGAVRGVGGIDSWGADVEQRYHIPATKDIDFSFVLNAK
- a CDS encoding GNAT family N-acetyltransferase, which encodes MQIKQATAADLAAVCRFYQEVCAQQQDDEYGADWHWGVYPNRELLADRIDNGMVVEGLVNGQVATVGILTTGEDPNYRQVDWAIAAPEQQITVLHLFAVSKNFRGQGLAKQMLQKLFEFAKNKGYAVMHLDVMKGNVPAERAYVKSGFRFAGEVVLHYEDIGDTSAHMYERKL
- a CDS encoding FAD-dependent oxidoreductase, whose translation is MKTVQNIIIGFGKGGKTLAKFLAQQGEEVLVVEKSREMYGGTCINIACLPSKRLITEAARGTDFATAIRGKREMVAQLRDKNYHMLADEDTITVLDGTAHFTSDHTITVDTATGPQKFTGKRIFINTGAQPTVPPIPGLRESPALLTSTSAMELDSLPQKLVIIGAGYIGLEFASMFAEFGAQVTVVDHHQEFLPREDTDVVAMVKANLEQLGITFHLGVNIDQVSTANGQVQVEISRDGHATQLAADKILAATGRRPATAKLGLENTGIAVDDRGAIKVDDQLHTTVPGVWAIGDVKGGPQFTYISLDDFRIIKDELFGDGTRRISNRGVVPTSVFIEPPLAQVGLTEKQAHAQGQDYLLFKLPVAAIPKAKVLKDQRGILKILVDPQTKLILGATLYAPEAHEIINMVALAMRAKLPYTMLRDQIYTHPTISEAFNDLLKKPQ